The genome window TCGAGGACTTCGTCCCTTGTTCCGGCGATCGTCAGGGAGCAATTGATATCGCTCGGAAACCTGCGGCAATCGGCGACGTAGCGTTCCTGATTCGGCTGCTCGGCCATGTCGGAATCCTCCTTACGCGGAGCCGGGCTCCGCACCCCGTGGAAAGACGCGCCGTCATTGGCGTTACGGGTGACTCTAGCGCGCGCGTGCGACGGAGGATGGCGGGCGGGGGGAATAATTCGAGTTTTTGTGAGCAGACAAACAACGAAGGCGCAAGTGGCGGTATCAGTTCTCGTCGTGCGAACCGGCGGCGATCGGCGGGCGGACCTCGTCGGGCGCCG of bacterium contains these proteins:
- a CDS encoding DUF1059 domain-containing protein, which encodes MAEQPNQERYVADCRRFPSDINCSLTIAGTRDEVLEAAVQHAVSKHGHKDTPEFREQLRQMLERETAH